In Nicotiana tabacum cultivar K326 chromosome 2, ASM71507v2, whole genome shotgun sequence, the following proteins share a genomic window:
- the LOC107812342 gene encoding G-type lectin S-receptor-like serine/threonine-protein kinase At4g03230 isoform X2: MLSAQLHSHIQLSNFLHLLFALLIISCHLKCDARNTINGSSKLVDNGETLVSTGKKFEMGFYSNDGDQFNRYVGIWYYNLSPKTIVWVANLNKPIPVSRIKNEDISVAVAEDGNLKVWNSYNAHAYFSTQLEISASKRRVELLDSGNLVLVDESGAKLWQSFLNPTDTFLPGMKMDRGLKLTDFRSGFTFQLEQANNKKYVILKDGGIYWKGSVSTSGSFGFSEMPAYIANMLSNFTENNTVDSSYANSIFERTRLLMNSSGEIQFYSWDKESSQWSLMWLAPKDTCDVYKKCGKFGICNSNHVSSLCKCLPGFEPDSPENLRAGEFSGGCSRMSVNSCEEDNVGKLDTFLDLRSMKFASPDRLHTNTNTSDDCRRLCLRDCQCQAYTYDNFVCGIWLSILKNLQENYSGGFNLSIRVATSNIEATARDCKPCGTNLIPYPLSIGPDCGDPLYYSFSCDDLAGQVSFQTLNGNYTVVNFNKGNRTFVIEAAHNESVGNCDDKGPVTEIFRLNQSSPFKAIDWCYNAKKHLTSEPLSRGNDLILISWKPPLEPVCTTSEDCIDWPNSTCNITEQGERKCICKPDYKWNGLSLNCTLVSELAIQVPLNRKLAPSRNHERALVISISVILGVIILCATSYIIYLNKRVASTAREIVLGNPMEYLPRRGSFDEDLITEDDKRQIDVPFFSLNSILVATDNFSNATKLGRGGFGPVYKGKFPEGADMAVKRLSCHSGQGVEEFKTEVMLIAKLQHRNLVRLLGYCVEGNEKILLYEYMPNKSLDTFIFDHTFCQLLDWRIRFEIILDIARGLLYLHQDSRLRIIHRDLKTSNILLDEEMNAKISDFGLARIIEGKSTEANTNRVVGTYGYMSPEYALEGLFSIKSDVFAFGVVVLEIISGKRNMEFFEDVNLTGYVWRLWMKDKAIDIIDQTIVESCDDKEVIKCVNVALLCVQEDQGDRPTMSNVVLMLGGESMTLPRPNQPSFITRRNAAAGSTSSSSSKMYSTSNKELTITHDEEGR, encoded by the exons ATGCTCTCGGCTCAATTGCATAGCCATATACAATTAAGTAATTTTCTCCATCTGCTGTTTGCACTCTTGATTATTTCGTGTCACTTAAAATGTGATGCAAGGAATACCATCAATGGAAGCAGTAAGTTAGTTGACAATGGAGAAACTCTCGTATCTACTGGAAAAAAGTTCGAAATGGGATTCTATTCTAATGACGGAGATCAGTTTAATAGATATGTTGGAATATGGTATTACAATTTGAGTCCCAAAACCATTGTATGGGTTGCAAATTTGAATAAGCCAATTCCAGTTTCAAGAATCAAGAATGAGGATATTTCTGTTGCTGTTGCCGAAGATGGTAACCTCAAAGTGTGGAATTCATATAATGCACACGCTTATTTCTCCACACAACTAGAAATTAGTGCTTCAAAAAGGAGAGTAGAGCTCTTGGATTCAGGGAACTTGGTTTTAGTTGATGAATCAGGAGCTAAACTATGGCAAAGTTTTCTGAATCCAACTGATACTTTTCTTCCTGGAATGAAAATGGATAGGGGCTTGAAGTTGACTGACTTCAGAAGTGGCTTCACATTTCAACTAGAGCAAGCAAACAACAAGAAATATGTCATACTTAAAGATGGTGGCATTTACTGGAAAGGGTCTGTAAGTACTTCTGGATCTTTCGGTTTCAGTGAAATGCCCGCGTATATCGCCAACATGTTATCCAATTTCACAGAGAATAACACTGTCGATTCCAGTTATGCCAACAGCATTTTCGAAAGGACTAGACTCTTAATGAACTCTTCCGGAGAAATACAATTCTACAGTTGGGATAAGGAGAGTAGTCAATGGTCTTTGATGTGGTTAGCGCCAAAAGATACATGCGATGTGTATAAAAAATGCGGGAAATTTGGCATTTGCAACAGCAACCATGTGTCATCATTATGCAAATGTTTGCCTGGATTTGAGCCTGATTCTCCAGAAAATTTACGAGCAGGAGAATTTTCAGGTGGTTGTTCGAGGATGTCAGTTAACTCTTGCGAAGAAGACAATGTAGGCAAACTTGACACGTTCTTGGATCTGAGGTCAATGAAATTTGCTAGTCCAGACCGGTTACATACTAACACTAATACCAGTGACGACTGCAGGAGACTTTGTTTACGCGATTGCCAGTGCCAAGCCTATACTTATGATAATTTTGTATGTGGGATTTGGTTGTCTATTCTCAAGAATCTCCAGGAGAACTATAGTGGTGGCTTCAACCTCTCTATCCGCGTTGCCACGTCCAATATTG AAGCAACGGCGAGAGATTGCAAGCCTTGTGGCACAAACCTAATACCATATCCATTAAGCATCGGACCAGATTGTGGAGATCCTTTGTATTATAGTTTCTCATGTGATGATTTAGCTGGTCAAGTAAGTTTCCAGACATTGAATGGCAACTATACCGTTGTTAACTTTAATAAGGGAAACAGAACGTTTGTTATAGAAGCTGCACATAATGAGTCTGTTGGTAATTGTGATGACAAAGGGCCAGTAACAGAAATTTTTCGGCTCAACCAGTCGTCGCCTTTTAAGGCGATAGACTGGTGTTACAATGCCAAAAAGCATCTTACTTCAGAACCTTTAAGTCGAGGGAATGATTTAATATTGATCAGTTGGAAACCGCCATTGGAGCCAGTTTGTACTACTTCAGAAGACTGCATTGATTGGCCAAATTCAACTTGCAATATAACAGAACAAGGAGAGAGAAAATGTATATGCAAACCTGATTATAAATGGAATGGTTTGAGCTTAAATTGTACCTTAGTCTCAG AACTTGCAATACAAGTACCACTAAACAGAAAGCTGGCACCCTCGCGGAATCATGAGAGAGCCCTTGTTATTTCCATCTCTGTAATTCTCGGAGTTATAATTTTGTGTGCCACTAGTTATATAATTTACCTGAACAAAAGAGTAGCAAGTACAG CCAGAGAAATTGTTTTGGGGAATCCTATGGAGTACTTGCCTCGTAGAGGAAGTTTCGATGAAGATTTGATTACTGAAGATGATAAGAGACAGATTGATGTCCCTTTTTTCAGCTTGAATAGCATACTAGTTGCTACAGACAACTTCTCGAATGCAACTAAGCTCGGGCGAGGTGGATTTGGACCTGTTTATAAG GGTAAGTTTCCTGAAGGTGCAGACATGGCAGTGAAAAGGTTGTCATGTCATTCCGGACAAGGTGTTGAAGAATTTAAAACTGAAGTAATGTTAATTGCCAAACTGCAGCACAGAAATTTAGTCAGGCTTCTTGGCTATTGTGTTGAGGGAAATGAAAAGATTTTATTGTATGAATATATGCCCAACAAAAGCTTGGATACGTTTATATTCG ATCATACATTCTGCCAATTATTGGACTGGAGGATTCGTTTTGAAATTATATTGGATATTGCTCGAGGGCTTCTTTATCTTCACCAAGACTCAAGGCTAAGGATCATTCATAGAGATTTAAAGACAAGCAACATATTGTTAGATGAAGAAATGAATgccaaaatatcagattttggcttGGCAAGGATTATTGAAGGCAAAAGTACAGAAGCTAATACTAACAGAGTTGTTGGAACTTA TGGCTACATGTCACCGGAGTATGCGTTGGAAGGACTCTTTTCGATCAAGTCCGATGTATTTGCCTTTGGAGTTGTTGTACTCGAAATCATAAGTGGGAAGAGAAACATGGAATTTTTTGAAGATGTAAACCTCACAGGTTAT GTATGGAGACTATGGATGAAAGACAAGGCAATAGACATAATAGATCAAACCATTGTAGAATCGTGCGATGACAAGGAAGTGATAAAGTGCGTAAATGTTGCACTTCTATGTGTGCAAGAAGATCAAGGTGATCGTCCCACAATGTCAAATGTAGTCCTTATGCTTGGAGGTGAAAGCATGACTCTTCCGCGACCAAATCAACCATCTTTTATTACGCGAAGAAACGCTGCTGCTGGTAgtacatcttcttcttcttctaagaTGTACAGCACTTCCAACAAAGAGTTGACGATAACTCATGACGAAGAAGGCCGATGA
- the LOC107812342 gene encoding G-type lectin S-receptor-like serine/threonine-protein kinase At4g03230 isoform X5, with amino-acid sequence MLSAQLHSHIQLSNFLHLLFALLIISCHLKCDARNTINGSSKLVDNGETLVSTGKKFEMGFYSNDGDQFNRYVGIWYYNLSPKTIVWVANLNKPIPVSRIKNEDISVAVAEDGNLKVWNSYNAHAYFSTQLEISASKRRVELLDSGNLVLVDESGAKLWQSFLNPTDTFLPGMKMDRGLKLTDFRSGFTFQLEQANNKKYVILKDGGIYWKGSVSTSGSFGFSEMPAYIANMLSNFTENNTVDSSYANSIFERTRLLMNSSGEIQFYSWDKESSQWSLMWLAPKDTCDVYKKCGKFGICNSNHVSSLCKCLPGFEPDSPENLRAGEFSGGCSRMSVNSCEEDNVGKLDTFLDLRSMKFASPDRLHTNTNTSDDCRRLCLRDCQCQAYTYDNFVCGIWLSILKNLQENYSGGFNLSIRVATSNIEATARDCKPCGTNLIPYPLSIGPDCGDPLYYSFSCDDLAGQVSFQTLNGNYTVVNFNKGNRTFVIEAAHNESVGNCDDKGPVTEIFRLNQSSPFKAIDWCYNAKKHLTSEPLSRGNDLILISWKPPLEPVCTTSEDCIDWPNSTCNITEQGERKCICKPDYKWNGLSLNCTLVSELAIQVPLNRKLAPSRNHERALVISISVILGVIILCATSYIIYLNKRVASTEAREIVLGNPMEYLPRRGSFDEDLITEDDKRQIDVPFFSLNSILVATDNFSNATKLGRGGFGPVYKGKFPEGADMAVKRLSCHSGQGVEEFKTEVMLIAKLQHRNLVRLLGYCVEGNEKILLYEYMPNKSLDTFIFDHTFCQLLDWRIRFEIILDIARGLLYLHQDSRLRIIHRDLKTSNILLDEEMNAKISDFGLARIIEGKSTEANTNRVVGTYGYMSPEYALEGLFSIKSDVFAFGVVVLEIISGKRNMEFFEDVNLTGMETMDERQGNRHNRSNHCRIVR; translated from the exons ATGCTCTCGGCTCAATTGCATAGCCATATACAATTAAGTAATTTTCTCCATCTGCTGTTTGCACTCTTGATTATTTCGTGTCACTTAAAATGTGATGCAAGGAATACCATCAATGGAAGCAGTAAGTTAGTTGACAATGGAGAAACTCTCGTATCTACTGGAAAAAAGTTCGAAATGGGATTCTATTCTAATGACGGAGATCAGTTTAATAGATATGTTGGAATATGGTATTACAATTTGAGTCCCAAAACCATTGTATGGGTTGCAAATTTGAATAAGCCAATTCCAGTTTCAAGAATCAAGAATGAGGATATTTCTGTTGCTGTTGCCGAAGATGGTAACCTCAAAGTGTGGAATTCATATAATGCACACGCTTATTTCTCCACACAACTAGAAATTAGTGCTTCAAAAAGGAGAGTAGAGCTCTTGGATTCAGGGAACTTGGTTTTAGTTGATGAATCAGGAGCTAAACTATGGCAAAGTTTTCTGAATCCAACTGATACTTTTCTTCCTGGAATGAAAATGGATAGGGGCTTGAAGTTGACTGACTTCAGAAGTGGCTTCACATTTCAACTAGAGCAAGCAAACAACAAGAAATATGTCATACTTAAAGATGGTGGCATTTACTGGAAAGGGTCTGTAAGTACTTCTGGATCTTTCGGTTTCAGTGAAATGCCCGCGTATATCGCCAACATGTTATCCAATTTCACAGAGAATAACACTGTCGATTCCAGTTATGCCAACAGCATTTTCGAAAGGACTAGACTCTTAATGAACTCTTCCGGAGAAATACAATTCTACAGTTGGGATAAGGAGAGTAGTCAATGGTCTTTGATGTGGTTAGCGCCAAAAGATACATGCGATGTGTATAAAAAATGCGGGAAATTTGGCATTTGCAACAGCAACCATGTGTCATCATTATGCAAATGTTTGCCTGGATTTGAGCCTGATTCTCCAGAAAATTTACGAGCAGGAGAATTTTCAGGTGGTTGTTCGAGGATGTCAGTTAACTCTTGCGAAGAAGACAATGTAGGCAAACTTGACACGTTCTTGGATCTGAGGTCAATGAAATTTGCTAGTCCAGACCGGTTACATACTAACACTAATACCAGTGACGACTGCAGGAGACTTTGTTTACGCGATTGCCAGTGCCAAGCCTATACTTATGATAATTTTGTATGTGGGATTTGGTTGTCTATTCTCAAGAATCTCCAGGAGAACTATAGTGGTGGCTTCAACCTCTCTATCCGCGTTGCCACGTCCAATATTG AAGCAACGGCGAGAGATTGCAAGCCTTGTGGCACAAACCTAATACCATATCCATTAAGCATCGGACCAGATTGTGGAGATCCTTTGTATTATAGTTTCTCATGTGATGATTTAGCTGGTCAAGTAAGTTTCCAGACATTGAATGGCAACTATACCGTTGTTAACTTTAATAAGGGAAACAGAACGTTTGTTATAGAAGCTGCACATAATGAGTCTGTTGGTAATTGTGATGACAAAGGGCCAGTAACAGAAATTTTTCGGCTCAACCAGTCGTCGCCTTTTAAGGCGATAGACTGGTGTTACAATGCCAAAAAGCATCTTACTTCAGAACCTTTAAGTCGAGGGAATGATTTAATATTGATCAGTTGGAAACCGCCATTGGAGCCAGTTTGTACTACTTCAGAAGACTGCATTGATTGGCCAAATTCAACTTGCAATATAACAGAACAAGGAGAGAGAAAATGTATATGCAAACCTGATTATAAATGGAATGGTTTGAGCTTAAATTGTACCTTAGTCTCAG AACTTGCAATACAAGTACCACTAAACAGAAAGCTGGCACCCTCGCGGAATCATGAGAGAGCCCTTGTTATTTCCATCTCTGTAATTCTCGGAGTTATAATTTTGTGTGCCACTAGTTATATAATTTACCTGAACAAAAGAGTAGCAAGTACAG AAGCCAGAGAAATTGTTTTGGGGAATCCTATGGAGTACTTGCCTCGTAGAGGAAGTTTCGATGAAGATTTGATTACTGAAGATGATAAGAGACAGATTGATGTCCCTTTTTTCAGCTTGAATAGCATACTAGTTGCTACAGACAACTTCTCGAATGCAACTAAGCTCGGGCGAGGTGGATTTGGACCTGTTTATAAG GGTAAGTTTCCTGAAGGTGCAGACATGGCAGTGAAAAGGTTGTCATGTCATTCCGGACAAGGTGTTGAAGAATTTAAAACTGAAGTAATGTTAATTGCCAAACTGCAGCACAGAAATTTAGTCAGGCTTCTTGGCTATTGTGTTGAGGGAAATGAAAAGATTTTATTGTATGAATATATGCCCAACAAAAGCTTGGATACGTTTATATTCG ATCATACATTCTGCCAATTATTGGACTGGAGGATTCGTTTTGAAATTATATTGGATATTGCTCGAGGGCTTCTTTATCTTCACCAAGACTCAAGGCTAAGGATCATTCATAGAGATTTAAAGACAAGCAACATATTGTTAGATGAAGAAATGAATgccaaaatatcagattttggcttGGCAAGGATTATTGAAGGCAAAAGTACAGAAGCTAATACTAACAGAGTTGTTGGAACTTA TGGCTACATGTCACCGGAGTATGCGTTGGAAGGACTCTTTTCGATCAAGTCCGATGTATTTGCCTTTGGAGTTGTTGTACTCGAAATCATAAGTGGGAAGAGAAACATGGAATTTTTTGAAGATGTAAACCTCACAG GTATGGAGACTATGGATGAAAGACAAGGCAATAGACATAATAGATCAAACCATTGTAGAATCGTGCGATGA
- the LOC107812342 gene encoding G-type lectin S-receptor-like serine/threonine-protein kinase At4g03230 isoform X4, whose product MLSAQLHSHIQLSNFLHLLFALLIISCHLKCDARNTINGSSKLVDNGETLVSTGKKFEMGFYSNDGDQFNRYVGIWYYNLSPKTIVWVANLNKPIPVSRIKNEDISVAVAEDGNLKVWNSYNAHAYFSTQLEISASKRRVELLDSGNLVLVDESGAKLWQSFLNPTDTFLPGMKMDRGLKLTDFRSGFTFQLEQANNKKYVILKDGGIYWKGSVSTSGSFGFSEMPAYIANMLSNFTENNTVDSSYANSIFERTRLLMNSSGEIQFYSWDKESSQWSLMWLAPKDTCDVYKKCGKFGICNSNHVSSLCKCLPGFEPDSPENLRAGEFSGGCSRMSVNSCEEDNVGKLDTFLDLRSMKFASPDRLHTNTNTSDDCRRLCLRDCQCQAYTYDNFVCGIWLSILKNLQENYSGGFNLSIRVATSNIEATARDCKPCGTNLIPYPLSIGPDCGDPLYYSFSCDDLAGQVSFQTLNGNYTVVNFNKGNRTFVIEAAHNESVGNCDDKGPVTEIFRLNQSSPFKAIDWCYNAKKHLTSEPLSRGNDLILISWKPPLEPVCTTSEDCIDWPNSTCNITEQGERKCICKPDYKWNGLSLNCTLVSELAIQVPLNRKLAPSRNHERALVISISVILGVIILCATSYIIYLNKRVASTEAREIVLGNPMEYLPRRGSFDEDLITEDDKRQIDVPFFSLNSILVATDNFSNATKLGRGGFGPVYKGKFPEGADMAVKRLSCHSGQGVEEFKTEVMLIAKLQHRNLVRLLGYCVEGNEKILLYEYMPNKSLDTFIFDHTFCQLLDWRIRFEIILDIARGLLYLHQDSRLRIIHRDLKTSNILLDEEMNAKISDFGLARIIEGKSTEANTNRVVGTYGYMSPEYALEGLFSIKSDVFAFGVVVLEIISGKRNMEFFEDVNLTGYVGMETMDERQGNRHNRSNHCRIVR is encoded by the exons ATGCTCTCGGCTCAATTGCATAGCCATATACAATTAAGTAATTTTCTCCATCTGCTGTTTGCACTCTTGATTATTTCGTGTCACTTAAAATGTGATGCAAGGAATACCATCAATGGAAGCAGTAAGTTAGTTGACAATGGAGAAACTCTCGTATCTACTGGAAAAAAGTTCGAAATGGGATTCTATTCTAATGACGGAGATCAGTTTAATAGATATGTTGGAATATGGTATTACAATTTGAGTCCCAAAACCATTGTATGGGTTGCAAATTTGAATAAGCCAATTCCAGTTTCAAGAATCAAGAATGAGGATATTTCTGTTGCTGTTGCCGAAGATGGTAACCTCAAAGTGTGGAATTCATATAATGCACACGCTTATTTCTCCACACAACTAGAAATTAGTGCTTCAAAAAGGAGAGTAGAGCTCTTGGATTCAGGGAACTTGGTTTTAGTTGATGAATCAGGAGCTAAACTATGGCAAAGTTTTCTGAATCCAACTGATACTTTTCTTCCTGGAATGAAAATGGATAGGGGCTTGAAGTTGACTGACTTCAGAAGTGGCTTCACATTTCAACTAGAGCAAGCAAACAACAAGAAATATGTCATACTTAAAGATGGTGGCATTTACTGGAAAGGGTCTGTAAGTACTTCTGGATCTTTCGGTTTCAGTGAAATGCCCGCGTATATCGCCAACATGTTATCCAATTTCACAGAGAATAACACTGTCGATTCCAGTTATGCCAACAGCATTTTCGAAAGGACTAGACTCTTAATGAACTCTTCCGGAGAAATACAATTCTACAGTTGGGATAAGGAGAGTAGTCAATGGTCTTTGATGTGGTTAGCGCCAAAAGATACATGCGATGTGTATAAAAAATGCGGGAAATTTGGCATTTGCAACAGCAACCATGTGTCATCATTATGCAAATGTTTGCCTGGATTTGAGCCTGATTCTCCAGAAAATTTACGAGCAGGAGAATTTTCAGGTGGTTGTTCGAGGATGTCAGTTAACTCTTGCGAAGAAGACAATGTAGGCAAACTTGACACGTTCTTGGATCTGAGGTCAATGAAATTTGCTAGTCCAGACCGGTTACATACTAACACTAATACCAGTGACGACTGCAGGAGACTTTGTTTACGCGATTGCCAGTGCCAAGCCTATACTTATGATAATTTTGTATGTGGGATTTGGTTGTCTATTCTCAAGAATCTCCAGGAGAACTATAGTGGTGGCTTCAACCTCTCTATCCGCGTTGCCACGTCCAATATTG AAGCAACGGCGAGAGATTGCAAGCCTTGTGGCACAAACCTAATACCATATCCATTAAGCATCGGACCAGATTGTGGAGATCCTTTGTATTATAGTTTCTCATGTGATGATTTAGCTGGTCAAGTAAGTTTCCAGACATTGAATGGCAACTATACCGTTGTTAACTTTAATAAGGGAAACAGAACGTTTGTTATAGAAGCTGCACATAATGAGTCTGTTGGTAATTGTGATGACAAAGGGCCAGTAACAGAAATTTTTCGGCTCAACCAGTCGTCGCCTTTTAAGGCGATAGACTGGTGTTACAATGCCAAAAAGCATCTTACTTCAGAACCTTTAAGTCGAGGGAATGATTTAATATTGATCAGTTGGAAACCGCCATTGGAGCCAGTTTGTACTACTTCAGAAGACTGCATTGATTGGCCAAATTCAACTTGCAATATAACAGAACAAGGAGAGAGAAAATGTATATGCAAACCTGATTATAAATGGAATGGTTTGAGCTTAAATTGTACCTTAGTCTCAG AACTTGCAATACAAGTACCACTAAACAGAAAGCTGGCACCCTCGCGGAATCATGAGAGAGCCCTTGTTATTTCCATCTCTGTAATTCTCGGAGTTATAATTTTGTGTGCCACTAGTTATATAATTTACCTGAACAAAAGAGTAGCAAGTACAG AAGCCAGAGAAATTGTTTTGGGGAATCCTATGGAGTACTTGCCTCGTAGAGGAAGTTTCGATGAAGATTTGATTACTGAAGATGATAAGAGACAGATTGATGTCCCTTTTTTCAGCTTGAATAGCATACTAGTTGCTACAGACAACTTCTCGAATGCAACTAAGCTCGGGCGAGGTGGATTTGGACCTGTTTATAAG GGTAAGTTTCCTGAAGGTGCAGACATGGCAGTGAAAAGGTTGTCATGTCATTCCGGACAAGGTGTTGAAGAATTTAAAACTGAAGTAATGTTAATTGCCAAACTGCAGCACAGAAATTTAGTCAGGCTTCTTGGCTATTGTGTTGAGGGAAATGAAAAGATTTTATTGTATGAATATATGCCCAACAAAAGCTTGGATACGTTTATATTCG ATCATACATTCTGCCAATTATTGGACTGGAGGATTCGTTTTGAAATTATATTGGATATTGCTCGAGGGCTTCTTTATCTTCACCAAGACTCAAGGCTAAGGATCATTCATAGAGATTTAAAGACAAGCAACATATTGTTAGATGAAGAAATGAATgccaaaatatcagattttggcttGGCAAGGATTATTGAAGGCAAAAGTACAGAAGCTAATACTAACAGAGTTGTTGGAACTTA TGGCTACATGTCACCGGAGTATGCGTTGGAAGGACTCTTTTCGATCAAGTCCGATGTATTTGCCTTTGGAGTTGTTGTACTCGAAATCATAAGTGGGAAGAGAAACATGGAATTTTTTGAAGATGTAAACCTCACAGGTTATGTAG GTATGGAGACTATGGATGAAAGACAAGGCAATAGACATAATAGATCAAACCATTGTAGAATCGTGCGATGA